Sequence from the bacterium genome:
TTTATTTTTCCATGCAATCTATCTTATATTAAAAGTATTAATCATCTACTACTTTTCCTTCTAATGTTCGCATATTACAATTAGTAATCTTAACCTTAATTAATCGGCCAATTAAACTTTTCTCTCCATTAAATAAGACCATCTTAAAAGTGTTTGTTTTTCCACACAATCTATCTTTATATTTAGAACTTTCTCCTTCTACTAATACTTCTTGGATCCTACCTAAATATTCTTCATTCTTCTTTTTAGAGATTTCATTTTGGAAAGCAATAAGCATTTGAAGCCTCTTTAAAACTTCTTCTTCCACTTGATCTTTCATTTTATAAGCAGGTGTATTTTTACGAGGCGAAAATTTAAAAGTGAAAGCTTTGTCAAATTTTACCTTTCTTGCTAAATTTAAAGTATCCTCAAAATCTTTTTTAGTTTCTCCAGGAAAGCCTACCATAAAATCAGTAGTAATGCTAATATTTTCTACTTTTTTTCTTAATTTATCTACCAAATGTAAATATTTCTCAGCCGTATATCCTCTCTTCATTAAATCTAAGATCTTATCTGAACCCGATTGAACAGGAAGATGAATATGCTTACATATCTTTGGCAGGCTAACTAAACAATCTAAAAGATCATCACTTACATCTTTAGGGTGGGAGGTGATAAAGCGAACCCGCTTTATACCTTCGATAGAATTAAGTTTCCTTAAAAGAGCAGAAAAAGATATTGTCTTATTATTTAGATCCCTACCATAAGAGTTTACATTTTGACCTACCAGAGTTATTTCTTGACATCCTTGTTGGCTTAAATCTTCTGCTTCTTTGACAATTTCTTCTAAATTTCTACTTCTACTTTTTCCTCTAAGGAAAGGAACAACGCAATATGAGCAGAAGTTATCACAACCAAAAATAATGGGAAGATAAGCAAAAATTTTATCCTTTCTATAAGGATTAATCTTTTCTAAAGAATTTTTAAAATTTCCTAAACAAGTAATATTAGTTTCGCCCTCTTTAACTTGCTTGATAATAGTAGGTAATTTATCAATATTACTAGAATTTACTATAAAGTCCAAAAAGTTATATTTTTCAAAGAGGGTTTTTCTGTAATGTTGAGCCATACACCCACAAATACCAATGATTAAGTCTTTCTTTTCTTGTTTTAACTTCTTCAACCAACCTAATTTACTAAAAACCTTCTCTTCGGCATGAGCCCTAATACTACAAGTATTAAGAATAATTAAGTCTGCTTTAGTTTCGGTTTCTACTTCTTGATAGCCTATTCTCATTGCTCTTTCTAATATTACCTGAGAATCATAAATATTCATTTGACAGCCAAAGGTCTGGATAAAGACTTTGGGGGCAAAAAATTCGTAACTCTTTTTAGATTCTTGGTTTGGCATTTTTGTTTTTCCTCAAGAAATAAAAAATTAAAGGGGGCAAAAAATCCCGCATTCAATCAGGAAGTACAACACTTAGAATAACTTGTGATATTCTGAGTGTTATGAAAATTTCTTTTTATTCTATAGGTAATTTAAGACAATATGCCCCTTTGTCAATTAGTTAATGAAGACTAATTTACTATTTAAGGAAAGGAAAGGGACAAAGTGGCAAAAATTTTTACTTTTAACTGGCTGATAAAATCTTTAAGGGAGGTAATTCAAACTTTTTAAGGAAAGCAAACAGAAAAAAATTCAAATTATAGTATAGAGGATATAGGGTTGGGAGCTTTTTCTGTCTTTCTCACTCAATCTCCATCGTTTCTTGCCCATCAGAGGACGATGGAAGAATTAAGTGGAAAAAGTAATGCTCAAACCTTATTTGAGATTAAGCAAATTCCCACAGACAATCATATACGAGACATACTTGATTCTGTGGAGCATGAAATTATCTTTCCTGTGTTTGATCAAGTGATTGAGAATTTACACCAATCAGGATGTAAAATCTTATAATTAGAATTGCTGAACTCTTTTATGCTTTGTTCTTTAATTTATCTATCTGCTCTTCTTTGTCTTTAACTTTTTCTTCTATTTTTTTAATCTCTTCTACTAATTCATTTATTTTATTGTCATTATTTATCTCTTCTTGTTTGTCCTCAATCTTTAAATGATAAAATCTTCCTCCTATTTCATTAAAACAATTATTAATCTTTCTATTTAAGTTTATAATCTCCACCTTTATCTTGCCTATTTTTGCTAATTCACTTGATTTTTCTGCAACTATCGAAGTTCCTTCTTTTAACACTTCTACTCCATCGGCTAAGCACTTTTTTACTTTCTCCCATAAAGTCACCATAATAATACACCTCCCTATCTTGA
This genomic interval carries:
- the miaB gene encoding tRNA (N6-isopentenyl adenosine(37)-C2)-methylthiotransferase MiaB, translating into MPNQESKKSYEFFAPKVFIQTFGCQMNIYDSQVILERAMRIGYQEVETETKADLIILNTCSIRAHAEEKVFSKLGWLKKLKQEKKDLIIGICGCMAQHYRKTLFEKYNFLDFIVNSSNIDKLPTIIKQVKEGETNITCLGNFKNSLEKINPYRKDKIFAYLPIIFGCDNFCSYCVVPFLRGKSRSRNLEEIVKEAEDLSQQGCQEITLVGQNVNSYGRDLNNKTISFSALLRKLNSIEGIKRVRFITSHPKDVSDDLLDCLVSLPKICKHIHLPVQSGSDKILDLMKRGYTAEKYLHLVDKLRKKVENISITTDFMVGFPGETKKDFEDTLNLARKVKFDKAFTFKFSPRKNTPAYKMKDQVEEEVLKRLQMLIAFQNEISKKKNEEYLGRIQEVLVEGESSKYKDRLCGKTNTFKMVLFNGEKSLIGRLIKVKITNCNMRTLEGKVVDD